The Takifugu flavidus isolate HTHZ2018 chromosome 17, ASM371156v2, whole genome shotgun sequence genome contains a region encoding:
- the mbtps2 gene encoding membrane-bound transcription factor site-2 protease isoform X1, with product MIPVPLLVCVMAAWCAVYLADTLLRSSPTYRFSYESWLASRGLMLSPFHVRWQTTMFNRLFAYCARINPRALYLWFNGGLVFGIVAMLGSVVLLIQTLQQTLAQMTTNNPRMGAQQALQVVVPGVNIPTSQLAYFFIALLLSGVIHELGHAVAALREQVRVNGFGMFVFVVYPGAFVDLFTTHLNLISPTQQLRIFCAGVWHNFVLCVAALAFLFLLPLFLFPVYSTGSGALVTEIVQGSPADGPRGLSVGDIVTGLEDCPVRGVEDWSSCLFHLSHTPQTGYCVPVASLQPSWAHGRAFKRLDGTMDCCSNNSLTDLCFSYIKPQSRNDREREHSGETRPELNENLSLLLPAPPQYACMPVRKMVTGTRACRTDSDCTVHSSAASVCVTPSLENQTRFIRVTHPPNTHMLFVGYPPHLQYAVSLTNFVPRFGFLHLDLPIFLETFFKYVVSLSGALAVVNSVPCFALDGQWMLNALLEATLAHVVTDRQKRELVGFFLLLGGSALLAANVALGLWMVTAR from the exons ATGATCCCTGTAccgctgctggtgtgtgtgatggcAGCCTGGTGTGCTGTCTACCTGGCCGATACGCTGCTGAGG TCGTCACCCACGTATCGGTTCAGTTACGAGTCCTGGTTGGCCAGCCGAGGGCTGATGTTGTCTCCGTTCCACGTGAGATGGCAGACAACAATGTTCAACCGGCTGTTCGCCTACTGCGCTCGCATCAACCCCCGAGCCCTCTACCTGTG GTTCAACGGCGGTCTGGTGTTCGGCATTGTCGCCATGTTGGGCTCGGTGGTGTTGCTGATCCAGACGCTGCAGCAGACGCTGGCTCAGATGACCACAAACAACCCCAGAATGGGAGCACAGCAGGCGCTGCAGGTGGTG GTTCCTGGTGTCAACATCCCCACCAGTCAGCTGGCCTACTTCTTCATCGCCCTGCTGCTCAGTGGAGTCATACATGAACTGGGCCATGCTGTGGCAGCACTAAG gGAGCAAGTTCGGGTGAATGGCTTTGGTATGTTTGTGTTCGTGGTGTATCCCGGTGCGTTCGTGGACCTCTTCACCACGCATCTCAACCTCATATCCCCCACTCAGCAGCTCCGCATCTTCTGTGCCG GAGTGTGGCACAACTTTGTTCTGTGTGTAGCTGCGTTAGCGTTCCTCTTCCTACTGCcgctcttcctgtttcctgtttactCCACTGGCTCCGGTGCACTGGTGACAGAGATTGTCCAG GGCTCCCCAGCTGATGGCCCCCGGGGCCTCTCTGTAGGAGACATCGTGACGGGGTTGGAGGACTGTCCGGTCAGAGGGGTGGAGGACTGGAGCAGCTGCCTCTTCCACCTCTCCCACACCCCGCAGACTGGATACTGCGTCCCCGTCGCGAGCCTGCAGCCCAGCTGGGCCCACGGACgag CGTTCAAGCGTCTGGACGGAACGATGGactgctgcagcaacaacagcctgaCGGATCTCTGCTTCTCCTACATCAAACCACAGAGCAGGAATGACCGGGAGCGAGAG CACTCGGGGGAAACACGACCAGAACTAAACGAGAacctctccctgctcctcccgGCGCCGCCGCAGTACGCCTGCATGCCGGTGCGTAAGATGGTGACGGGGACGCGCGCGTGTCGGACCGACAGCGACTGCACCGTCCACTCCAGCGCGGCGAGCGTTTGCGTCACGCCCTCGCTGGAGAACCAGACGCGCTTCATCCGGGTCACTCACCCGCCCAACACTCACATGCTGTTCGTGGGGTATCCGCCACACCTTCAGTACGCCG TAAGTCTCACCAACTTTGTGCCCCGATTTGGCTTCCTGCACCTGGACCTGCCCATATTTTTGGAGACCTTCTTCAA ATACGTGGTCTCCCTCTCAGGTGCGTTAGCGGTGGTGAACTCGGTGCCGTGTTTCGCCCTCGACGGTCAGTGGATGCTGAACGCCTTATTGGAGGCCACGCTGGCTCACGTGGTGACGGACCGCCAGAAGCGCGAGCTGGTGGGCTTCTTCCTGCTGTTAGGGGGCAGCGCCCTGCTGGCCGCCAACGTGGCTCTGGGCCTGTGGATGGTCACGGCTCGGTAG
- the smpx gene encoding small muscular protein isoform X1, with product MGEEFPFTSNQSEEEETGQVAREDLRENRAATHSRRSVDLPVGIMSKPSSNVKALQANLNIPMGALRPGAGHPAKRREETVNTEEAQSPDQSDAAAHTPEEKKALPGAVKLPGPAVNLTELQNVKSELRWVTKD from the exons ATGGGGGAGGAGTTTCCCTTCAcctccaaccaatcagaggaggaggaaacaggtCAGGTAGCCAGAGAGGACCTCCGAGAGAACAGAGCAGCCACGCACAGCAGGAG GTCAGTGGACTTACCGGTGGGAATTATGTCCAAACCTTCATCCAACGTAAAGGCCCTTCAG GCTAATTTGAACATCCCGATGGGAGCTCTGCGTCCAGGAGCGGGTCATCCTgcgaagaggagggaggagacagtaaacacagaggag GCCCAGTCGCCGGACCAGAGTGACGCTGCAGCGCACACTCCGGAGGAGAAGAAGGCACTTCCAGGGGCGGTGAAGCTGCCCGGACCTGCCGTCAACCTCACAGAGCTACAGAACGTCAAGAGCGAATTACGATGGGTGACCAAGGATTAA
- the phex gene encoding phosphate-regulating neutral endopeptidase PHEX, whose translation MELEHLGGGGGKPEKSNTRLYKIALAVCACLCAVLLLALIVVSQKSSQEEFCLSPECIEAAGSILSKIDRSVDPCDDFYTFACGRWIKENPIPEDFSSYGIYPWLRQEVDIRLKELLEAPSEPSELEAVRKAKTLYRSCMNETILEKLDSKPMLKTLKQPEFRWPVVGDGLGGEYQWSAGQWSLLKTLADMRNLHSKSVLIRLYVSPDNKNSSYYVIKLDQASLSLPSREDYTTNSSSAQAYRAALLSLMVDVAVMLGAPEKAAQAQMEQALAFETKLAHILVPYENRTSESMYNRYSISRLHRHIPEFDWLGFIKRVVETKEDKSRSISSSEHVIVRVPQYFKDLFKLINNTDPRVVANYVQWRTVFSRITTLSRRFLYRYLDFARVTTGTTSLTPRWDKCVNYVENSLAYATGRIFVDKHFQEDKKIMMEELIEGVRWAFIDILEKENDWMDPPTKKKAIEKAHAVLAKVGYPEFILNDTYLNEDLKKLVFSEKDYYGNVMQTLKFIGQSDLAGLRKTVPRTEWFTNPTTVNAFYSSSTNQIRFPAGELQKPFFWDKQYPRSLSYGAIGVIVGHELTHGFDSNGRKYDSNGNLDQWWSNSSITAFNEKTQCMIDQYNDYFWEKAGLNVRGKRTLAENIADNGGIREAFRAYRRWVDTSRGGTEEPQLPGVGLNNNQLFFLSYAHIRCNSYRPETAREQIQSGAHSPPKFRVIGSMSNYEEFWKAFSCPESSVMNRGAQSCRVW comes from the exons ATGGAACTGGAGCATTTAGGAGGCGGTGGGGGGAAACCGGAGAAGAGCAACACTCGCCTCTACAAGATAGCGCTGGCCGTTTGTGCTTGTCTGTGCGCGGTTCTGCTGCTGGCACTTATCGTGG TATCCCAAAAATCCAGCCAGGAGGAGTTCTGCCTGAGCCCCGAATGCATCGAAGCGG CCGGATCCATTCTCAGTAAGATCGACCGGTCCGTTGACCCCTGCGACGACTTCTACACGTTCGCCTGCGGCAGGTGGATTAAAGAGAACCCCATTCCCGAAGATTTTTCCTCCTATGGGATCTACCCTTGGCTGCGACAGGAAGTAGACATCCGCCTCAAAG AACTGTTAGAAGCTCCTTCAGAAccgtcagagctggaggccgtCAGAAAGGCCAAGACCCTCTACCGCTCCTGCATGAATGAAA CCATACTGGAGAAGTTGGACTCCAAGCCGATGCTGAAAACTCTGAAACAGCCCGAGTTCCGCTGGCCGGTTGTGGGGGACGGGCTCGGGGGGGAGTATCAGTGGTCGGCGGGGCAGTGGAGCCTTCTGAAGACGCTGGCAGACATGAGGAACCTCCACAGTAAGAGCGTCCTGATTCGCTTGTACGTGTCCCCGGACAACAAAAACTCCTCCTACTACGTCATCAAG CTCGATCAGGCTTCCCTGTCTCTACCCTCCAGGGAGGACTACACCACCAACAGCTCCTCTGCCCAGGCG TATCGCGCCGCCTTGCTGAGTTTGATGGTCGATGTTGCCGTCATGCTGGGCGCTCCGGAGAAAGCGGCACAGGCCCAGATGGAACAAGCTCTGGCTTTTGAGACCAAACTTGCCCAT ATTTTGGTTCCGTATGAAAACCGCACCAGTGAGAGCATGTACAACAGATACTCAATCTCTCGCCTGCACCGCCACATACCAGAG TTCGACTGGCTGGGCTTCATCAAGCGTGTGGTGGAGACCAAAGAGGACAAAAGccgctccatctcctcctctgagcaCGTCATCGTTCGCGTTCCCCAGTACTTCAAGGACCTTTTCAAACTCATCAACAACACAGACCCCAg gGTTGTTGCTAACTATGTACAGTGGAGAACAGTTTTCTCCAGGATCACAACGCTCAGCCGTCGTTTCCTCTACAGATACCTGGACTTTGCTCGG GTAACCACGGGAACTACCTCACTTACGCCACGCTGGGACAAGTGTGTTAATTACGTGGAGAACTCGTTGGCGTACGCCACCGGACGCATTTTTGTCGACAAACACTTCCAGGAGGACAAGAAAATCATG atggaggagctgatcGAGGGCGTTCGCTGGGCGTTCATTGACATTCTGGAGAAGGAGAACGACTGGATGGATCCACCCACGAAGAAGAAAGCAATAGAGAAG GCTCATGCTGTCCTCGCCAAGGTCGGCTACCCGGAGTTTATCTTGAACGACACCTACCTGAACGAAGATCTAAAGAAG CTAGTGTTCAGCGAGAAGGACTATTACGGGAACGTGATGCAGACGTTGAAGTTCATCGGTCAGTCCGACCTCGCTGGGCTCCGAAAGACCGTCCCCCGGactga GTGGTTCACCAACCCAACAACTGTGAATGCCTTCTACAGCTCCTCCACCAACCAGATTA GATTCCCTGCTGGAGAACTTCAGAAGCCGTTCTTCTGGGACAAACAGTATCCGAG ATCTTTAAGTTATGGAGCCATCGGTGTGATAGTCGGGCACGAGTTGACacatggctttgacagtaatg GCCGCAAATACGACAGCAACGGCAACCTGGACCAGTGGTGGAGCAATTCGTCCATCACCGCCTTCAATGAGAAGACCCAATGCATGATCGACCAGTATAATGACTACTTCTGGGAGAAGGCGGGGCTAAAC GTACGTGGCAAGAGGACGCTAGCAGAAAACATTGCTGACAATGGAGGAATAAGAGAGGCTTTTAGG GCGTACAGGCGGTGGGTCGACACGAGCAGAGGTGGAACGGAGGAGCCACAGTTGCCTGGAGTTGGGCTGAACAACAACCAGCTCTTCTTCCTGAGCTACGCACAT ATTAGATGTAACTCATATAGACCAGAAACAGCTCGAGAACAGATCCAGAGTGGAGCACACAGCCCACCAAAGTTCAG GGTCATCGGATCAATGAGCAACTACGAGGAGTTCTGGAAAGCCTTCAGCTGCCCCGAGTCATCAGTTATGAATCGCGGCGCTCAATCGTGCCGGGTGTGGTGA
- the ptchd1 gene encoding patched domain-containing protein 1 yields the protein MLGGARGFSGRWESLEPRPRARMLRQVLHAGLRTSFHALGRFVASHPVFFASAPVLLSILLGASFSRYRVEEDVESLLAPKHSLAKIEGNLVESLFPVNRSKHALYSDLQTPGRYGRVIITARKGSVLDPVHLDTILTLHSQIYQMQVTVPTSAFNYSFSYLCLHDEKNACIIDDIIRAMEEIQSARSTNGSVPVLHYPITQLADGRQAYIGHQLGGVQGWGPGGSVHGPRAGARGEGVRSARALQLTYYLQARGDLMDRVASQWEKAFCAELENFAALHPKLGLYPSTSSSLKTDFQFSSVLARRPLLASLGLCGVLAVLCCSMRDCVRSKPWLGLLALLSVTLSGLTAAGILNLTGATYNSTYLGIPFVMLGHGLFGSFEMLSSWRRTREDQHVKERVASVFEDVMLRFSGSTLIHLMTLGLAASPLTNMEAVRLFCRTAALAVTISYIYMLSFYGSCLVFTGYLETGYRHGCFCRRVPKPDRLDSKPAWYRCLMYTRYQEETQNHQPPGVGHGSVPITNLTHTHTTHHPAALGHSCPAANSTHPQPHSSGGDPHPQDSHLLLGCVRHCFGDWITNTYVKPFVVLLYLVYISFGLMGFLQVTQGSDPSALVAMDTATVLYTRAQQRYFSSYSPVIGFYIYESAPYWNDSVQQDLLEYSKGFQRISWLEAYLNYLSDRNQSTSQPRENFTRTLRQAFLREPQFAHFADDIIFAERGQGEEPELAASRIFLVAKTTENKREEMSVLLDTLRRLSLTSRVRFLIFNPSFVYLDRYAAAVSSPLRHSLLAVLFLLGLSSLAIVEPLVSVWLGLTLLSVQFGVLGFMTLWGVELDCMSVLCLISALGHSADCSGPLLCGFASGRGDSRTRWVRVALERHGVPSLQTLLCYSVALVPVGSVRSNLTHTLFRCLTLTAGCSALHTLAFLPTLLTFLPPSKTRGPRRRGRVRDRRWSVWR from the exons ATGCTCGGCGGCGCTCGGGGGTTTTCCGGTCGGTGGGAGAGTCTCGAACCGCGGCCGCGCGCTAGGATGCTGCGCCAGGTGTTGCACGCGGGCCTGAGGACCTCCTTCCACGCGCTGGGGCGGTTCGTGGCGAGCCATCCGGTGTTCTTCGCTTCGGCGcccgtcctcctctccatcctcctggGGGCCAGTTTCAGCCGGTACCGCGtcgaggaggacgtggagagcCTGCTCGCCCCCAAGCACAGCCTGGCTAAGATCGAAGGGAACCTGGTGGAGAGCCTGTTCCCCGTCAACCGCTCCAAACACGCGCTCTACTCCGACCTGCAGACACCCGGCCGCTACGGCCGCGTCATCATCACCGCCCGGAAGGGGAGCGTGCTGGACCCGGTTCACCTGGACACCATACTCACG CTCCACTCTCAAATCTACCAAATGCAGGTGACGGTTCCGACCTCCGCCTTCAACTACTCCTTCTCCTACCTCTGTCTCCACGATGAAAAAAATGCCTGCATCATCGACGACATCATCCGCGCCATGGAGGAGATACAATCGGCCCGCAGCACCAATGGTTCGGTGCCGGTCCTGCATTACCCAATCACGCAACTGGCGGACGGGCGGCAGGCGTACATTGGCCACCAGCTGGGCGGCGTGCAGGGCTGGGGTCCCGGGGGGTCGGTGCACGGTCCACGTGCCGGAGCCAGGGGGGAAGGGGTCCGTTCGGCTCGGGCTCTGCAGCTCACCTACTACCTCCAAGCCCGTGGTGACCTGATGGACCGCGTGGCCAGCCAATGGGAAAAGGCCTTCTGCGCGGAGCTGGAGAACTTTGCTGCGTTGCACCCTAAGCTGGGGTTGtacccttccacctcctcctccctgaagACGGACTTCCAGTTCTCCTCCGTGCTGGCCCGCCGCCCCCTTCTGGCCAGTTTGGGGTTGTGCGGCGTTCTGGCCGTCCTGTGTTGCTCCATGAGGGACTGTGTGAGGTCCAAACCCTGGCTGGGGCTGCTGGCTCTGCTGTCAGTCACCCTCTCTGGTCTCACTGCTGCTGGGATACTGAACCTGACTGGGGCCACCTACAACTCCACGTACCTGGGCATCCCCTTCGTTATGCTCG GTCACGGGCTCTTCGGTTCCTTCGAGATGCTGTCGTCATGGAGGCGGACCCGCGAGGACCAGCACGTGAAGGAACGCGTGGCCAGCGTGTTTGAGGACGTGATGCTGCGTTTCTCCGGCTCCACCTTGATCCACCTGATGACGCTGGGCCTGGCTGCGTCGCCTCTCACCAACATGGAGGCCGTCCGGCTCTTCTGCCGCACCGCCGCCTTGGCTGTGACCATCAGCTACATTTACATGCTCTCCTTCTATGGTTCCTGCCTGGTCTTCACCGGATACTTGGAGACGGGTTATAGGCACGGCTGCTTCTGCCGCCGCGTCCCCAAACCGGACCGACTGGACTCCAAACCTGCCTGGTACAGGTGTCTAATGTACACCCGCTACCAGGAGGAGACTCAGAACCACCAACCACCTGGTGTTGGCCACGGCAGCGTACCCATCACCaacctcactcacacacacacgacccaCCACCCCGCAGCTCTGGGACACAGCTGCCCGGCTGCTAACTCCACACACCCACAGCCGCACTCCTCTGGGGGAGACCCTCACCCTCAGGACTCCCACCTCCTTCTGGGGTGTGTGCGGCACTGCTTCGGAGACTGGATCACCAACACTTACGTCAAACCCTTCGTCGTGCTTCTCTATCTGGTCTACATCTCTTTCGGACTGATGGGCTTCCTCCAG GTCACCCAGGGTTCAGACCCTAGTGCactggttgccatggatacaGCAACAGTGCTGTACACGCGTGCCCAGCAGCGTTACTTCAGCTCCTACTCCCCTGTTATAGGATTTTACATCTACGagagcgccccctactggaacgactcggtgcagcaggacCTTCTGGAATACTCGAAAGGCTTCCAGCGGATCAGCTGGCTCGAGGCCTACCTCAACTACCTGTCAGACCGCAACCAGTCCACCAGCCAGCCGCGGGAAAACTTCACCCGGACTCTTCGCCAGGCTTTCCTCCGCGAGCCGCAGTTCGCCCACTTTGCCGACGACATCATCTTCGCCGAGCGCGGCCAGGGCGAGGAGCCCGAATTGGCGGCGTCCAGGATCTTCCTGGTGGCCAAGACGACGGAGAACAAGCGCGAGGAGATGTCGGTGCTGCTGGACACTTTACGGCGCCTCTCCCTGACCTCCCGCGTCCGCTTCCTTATCTTCAACCCTTCCTTCGTTTACCTGGACCGCTACGCGGCGGCGGTCAGCTCCCCGCTCAGACACTCCCTGTTGGCGGTGCTCTTCCTGCTGGGTCTGTCATCGCTGGCCATCGTGGAGCCGCTGGTCTCCGTGTGGCTGGGCCTGACCCTGCTCTCGGTCCAGTTCGGCGTGCTGGGCTTCATGACGCTGTGGGGCGTGGAGCTGGACTGCATGTCGGTGTTGTGTCTGATCTCGGCCTTGGGGCACTCTGCGGACTGCAGCGGCCCCCTCCTCTGCGGCTTCGCCTCCGGCCGGGGCGACAGCCGGACTCGCTGGGTGAGGGTGGCGCTGGAGAGACACGGCGTTCCCTCCCTGCAGACGCTCCTCTGCTACAGCGTGGCTTTGGTGCCTGTCGGCTCAGTGCGCTCGAACCTGACGCACACACTGTTCCGCTGCCTCACGCTCACCGCCGGCTGCTCTGCCTTGCACACGCTCGCTTTTTTGCCCaccctcctcaccttcctgcccccctccaaGACGCGGGGACCCcgcaggagggggagggtcagAGACAGGCGGTGGAGTGTGTGGAGATGA
- the smpx gene encoding small muscular protein isoform X2, whose protein sequence is MSKPSSNVKALQANLNIPMGALRPGAGHPAKRREETVNTEEAQSPDQSDAAAHTPEEKKALPGAVKLPGPAVNLTELQNVKSELRWVTKD, encoded by the exons ATGTCCAAACCTTCATCCAACGTAAAGGCCCTTCAG GCTAATTTGAACATCCCGATGGGAGCTCTGCGTCCAGGAGCGGGTCATCCTgcgaagaggagggaggagacagtaaacacagaggag GCCCAGTCGCCGGACCAGAGTGACGCTGCAGCGCACACTCCGGAGGAGAAGAAGGCACTTCCAGGGGCGGTGAAGCTGCCCGGACCTGCCGTCAACCTCACAGAGCTACAGAACGTCAAGAGCGAATTACGATGGGTGACCAAGGATTAA
- the mbtps2 gene encoding membrane-bound transcription factor site-2 protease isoform X2: protein MIPVPLLVCVMAAWCAVYLADTLLRSSPTYRFSYESWLASRGLMLSPFHVRWQTTMFNRLFAYCARINPRALYLWFNGGLVFGIVAMLGSVVLLIQTLQQTLAQMTTNNPRMGAQQALQVVVPGVNIPTSQLAYFFIALLLSGVIHELGHAVAALREQVRVNGFGMFVFVVYPGAFVDLFTTHLNLISPTQQLRIFCAGVWHNFVLCVAALAFLFLLPLFLFPVYSTGSGALVTEIVQGSPADGPRGLSVGDIVTGLEDCPVRGVEDWSSCLFHLSHTPQTGYCVPVASLQPSWAHGRAFKRLDGTMDCCSNNSLTDLCFSYIKPQSRNDREREYACMPVRKMVTGTRACRTDSDCTVHSSAASVCVTPSLENQTRFIRVTHPPNTHMLFVGYPPHLQYAVSLTNFVPRFGFLHLDLPIFLETFFKYVVSLSGALAVVNSVPCFALDGQWMLNALLEATLAHVVTDRQKRELVGFFLLLGGSALLAANVALGLWMVTAR, encoded by the exons ATGATCCCTGTAccgctgctggtgtgtgtgatggcAGCCTGGTGTGCTGTCTACCTGGCCGATACGCTGCTGAGG TCGTCACCCACGTATCGGTTCAGTTACGAGTCCTGGTTGGCCAGCCGAGGGCTGATGTTGTCTCCGTTCCACGTGAGATGGCAGACAACAATGTTCAACCGGCTGTTCGCCTACTGCGCTCGCATCAACCCCCGAGCCCTCTACCTGTG GTTCAACGGCGGTCTGGTGTTCGGCATTGTCGCCATGTTGGGCTCGGTGGTGTTGCTGATCCAGACGCTGCAGCAGACGCTGGCTCAGATGACCACAAACAACCCCAGAATGGGAGCACAGCAGGCGCTGCAGGTGGTG GTTCCTGGTGTCAACATCCCCACCAGTCAGCTGGCCTACTTCTTCATCGCCCTGCTGCTCAGTGGAGTCATACATGAACTGGGCCATGCTGTGGCAGCACTAAG gGAGCAAGTTCGGGTGAATGGCTTTGGTATGTTTGTGTTCGTGGTGTATCCCGGTGCGTTCGTGGACCTCTTCACCACGCATCTCAACCTCATATCCCCCACTCAGCAGCTCCGCATCTTCTGTGCCG GAGTGTGGCACAACTTTGTTCTGTGTGTAGCTGCGTTAGCGTTCCTCTTCCTACTGCcgctcttcctgtttcctgtttactCCACTGGCTCCGGTGCACTGGTGACAGAGATTGTCCAG GGCTCCCCAGCTGATGGCCCCCGGGGCCTCTCTGTAGGAGACATCGTGACGGGGTTGGAGGACTGTCCGGTCAGAGGGGTGGAGGACTGGAGCAGCTGCCTCTTCCACCTCTCCCACACCCCGCAGACTGGATACTGCGTCCCCGTCGCGAGCCTGCAGCCCAGCTGGGCCCACGGACgag CGTTCAAGCGTCTGGACGGAACGATGGactgctgcagcaacaacagcctgaCGGATCTCTGCTTCTCCTACATCAAACCACAGAGCAGGAATGACCGGGAGCGAGAG TACGCCTGCATGCCGGTGCGTAAGATGGTGACGGGGACGCGCGCGTGTCGGACCGACAGCGACTGCACCGTCCACTCCAGCGCGGCGAGCGTTTGCGTCACGCCCTCGCTGGAGAACCAGACGCGCTTCATCCGGGTCACTCACCCGCCCAACACTCACATGCTGTTCGTGGGGTATCCGCCACACCTTCAGTACGCCG TAAGTCTCACCAACTTTGTGCCCCGATTTGGCTTCCTGCACCTGGACCTGCCCATATTTTTGGAGACCTTCTTCAA ATACGTGGTCTCCCTCTCAGGTGCGTTAGCGGTGGTGAACTCGGTGCCGTGTTTCGCCCTCGACGGTCAGTGGATGCTGAACGCCTTATTGGAGGCCACGCTGGCTCACGTGGTGACGGACCGCCAGAAGCGCGAGCTGGTGGGCTTCTTCCTGCTGTTAGGGGGCAGCGCCCTGCTGGCCGCCAACGTGGCTCTGGGCCTGTGGATGGTCACGGCTCGGTAG